The following are encoded together in the Pseudomonas sediminis genome:
- a CDS encoding DUF4824 family protein — protein MKRAAWLGLGVVLLSNAVALGGVWYNRSGEPEAQLRLSERELQRVYGGWLRDEDDGVLRLQLSWQRPGDAWQLPWLDEAKLRELGFSATDEQTLNRQPARQVWLVLELDGPLYRGQVEEARQALSGAEAELHAKPESEVLQQERDERQRRLQFVEQQASRLMLVDAGVDAQVLRQRWPDRQRQVLLAGRIEPYRHAAEAGYGATIRLENDRLSVPYAYRELARGWERSYEQTGFKAQVEVAFGRRHEPWVMGFVGVSPRPRRSQF, from the coding sequence ATGAAGCGTGCAGCATGGCTTGGCCTTGGTGTGGTGTTGCTGAGCAATGCCGTTGCCCTGGGCGGCGTCTGGTACAACCGCAGCGGCGAGCCCGAGGCGCAATTGCGGCTCAGCGAGCGCGAGCTGCAGCGCGTTTACGGTGGCTGGTTGCGCGATGAGGACGATGGCGTACTGCGTCTGCAACTGAGCTGGCAGCGCCCCGGTGATGCTTGGCAGTTGCCCTGGCTGGACGAGGCCAAGCTGCGCGAGCTGGGTTTCTCCGCTACCGATGAGCAAACCTTGAACAGACAGCCGGCACGCCAGGTCTGGTTGGTGCTGGAGCTGGATGGACCGTTGTACCGAGGTCAGGTCGAAGAGGCGCGGCAGGCTCTGAGCGGGGCCGAAGCTGAATTGCACGCCAAGCCAGAGAGCGAGGTGTTACAGCAGGAGCGCGATGAGCGCCAGCGTCGCCTGCAATTCGTCGAGCAACAGGCCAGCCGTTTGATGCTGGTGGATGCGGGCGTGGATGCGCAGGTGCTGCGCCAGCGTTGGCCGGATCGGCAGCGTCAGGTGTTACTGGCCGGGCGTATTGAACCCTATCGCCACGCTGCTGAAGCCGGTTATGGCGCCACCATTCGCCTGGAGAATGACCGCCTGAGTGTGCCCTACGCCTATCGTGAATTAGCGCGTGGCTGGGAGCGCAGCTACGAACAGACAGGGTTCAAGGCGCAGGTTGAAGTGGCCTTCGGTCGTCGCCATGAACCCTGGGTGATGGGGTTTGTTGGCGTTTCGCCGCGACCGCGCCGGAGCCAGTTTTAG